Proteins from a single region of Sylvia atricapilla isolate bSylAtr1 chromosome 9, bSylAtr1.pri, whole genome shotgun sequence:
- the ATP6V1G3 gene encoding V-type proton ATPase subunit G 3: MTSQSQGIQQLLQAEKRAKDKLEEAKKRKGKRLKQAKEEATAEIDHYRLQREKEFRNKETNVMGSQGNLSAKIEEQTTEAIRNLTSSYHRNMENMMKKLLSTIYEISPEIHPNFRPEV, encoded by the exons ATGACCAGCCAGTCTCAGGGAatccagcagcttctgcaggcagaaaaacGTGCCAAGGACAAACTGGAGGAGGCCAAAAAAA GAAAGGGTAAAAGACTGAAACAGGCCAAGGAAGAAGCCACAGCTGAGATAGACCATTACAGACTACAGAGGGAGAAGGAATTTAgaaacaaggaaacaaat GTAATGGGCTCCCAAGGCAACCTCTCTGCCAAAATAGAAGAGCAAACAACAGAAGCCATCCGAAACCTTACGAGCAGCTACCACAGGAATATGGAGAACATGATGAAAAAGCTCCTGAGCACCATATATGAGATCAGCCCTGAAATTCACCCAAACTTCAGACCTGAAGTTTAG